From Candidatus Kaelpia imicola, a single genomic window includes:
- a CDS encoding amidophosphoribosyltransferase yields MSGIFGVISKKDCSQDLVYGVDYHSHLGAEYGGIAISGEDGFFRRIHSISQSQFKSKFYDEIESVKGDRGLGVVSDSDEQPIFQNSKLGSFCIVTNGNLVNAQSLADGMFEDGITLSEVTKGGINMTELVAKLIARESCFVSGIEKLFELIDGACSLLIVNEDGIYAARDRLGYSPLVVGKKDSSWAVTTETTAFHNLGFEIVKYLEPGEIVLINRSGLTLKSEPRDDMQICSFLWIYTGFPASNYEGINVEVARERSGRLLAQRDKDLKPDLVCGVPDSGTAHAIGYAMESKVSFRRPLVKYTPGYGRSYTPSNQSMRDIIATMKLIPIRDIVEGNKIVLCEDSIVRGTQLKNFAITKLWNSGASEIHVRVASPPLMFPCKYNISTRTTKELVARRAIKDIEGKDIDDLTEYLDSETDKHRKMVDWVREDTGVSSLRYQAMEDMVKAIGLPKEKLCLQCWTGCSKLPCKKNGNSISV; encoded by the coding sequence ATGAGCGGAATCTTTGGTGTTATTTCAAAAAAAGATTGTTCTCAGGATTTGGTTTACGGAGTGGACTACCATTCGCATCTGGGGGCAGAGTATGGCGGTATTGCTATTTCGGGAGAAGACGGTTTTTTCCGTAGAATCCATAGTATAAGCCAGAGCCAGTTTAAATCTAAATTTTATGATGAGATAGAAAGTGTCAAAGGAGATAGGGGTCTGGGTGTAGTAAGCGATTCTGATGAGCAGCCGATCTTTCAAAACTCCAAATTAGGTTCTTTCTGCATAGTTACCAACGGTAATCTTGTCAATGCCCAATCTCTGGCTGATGGAATGTTTGAAGACGGTATTACATTAAGCGAGGTTACGAAGGGCGGCATAAACATGACAGAATTAGTTGCCAAGCTTATTGCAAGAGAGAGCTGCTTTGTTTCCGGAATTGAAAAATTATTTGAGCTGATCGACGGGGCTTGCTCTCTTCTTATTGTAAATGAGGACGGTATCTATGCTGCGAGAGATAGGCTGGGTTATTCTCCATTGGTAGTCGGGAAGAAGGATTCTTCCTGGGCTGTGACGACTGAGACTACGGCATTTCACAATCTTGGCTTTGAGATCGTTAAGTATCTTGAGCCTGGAGAGATAGTCTTGATCAACAGGAGTGGGTTGACTTTAAAATCAGAGCCGAGAGATGATATGCAGATATGCTCTTTTCTTTGGATATATACGGGTTTTCCTGCCTCAAATTACGAAGGTATAAATGTTGAAGTTGCCAGAGAGCGCAGCGGTCGTCTTTTAGCTCAGAGAGACAAAGATTTAAAGCCCGATCTTGTCTGCGGCGTTCCTGATTCCGGTACTGCTCATGCAATTGGTTATGCTATGGAGTCTAAAGTTTCTTTCCGCCGCCCGCTTGTTAAGTATACCCCCGGTTATGGCAGGTCCTATACTCCTTCCAATCAATCTATGAGAGATATTATAGCCACGATGAAGCTTATTCCTATCCGTGATATTGTTGAGGGTAATAAGATAGTTCTCTGTGAGGATTCTATTGTCAGGGGTACTCAGCTTAAAAATTTTGCGATAACGAAGCTCTGGAATTCAGGTGCTTCTGAGATCCATGTCAGGGTGGCATCTCCTCCGCTTATGTTCCCTTGTAAATATAATATCTCAACCCGGACTACAAAAGAGTTGGTAGCCAGGCGTGCTATAAAAGATATAGAGGGTAAGGATATAGATGATCTGACTGAGTATCTTGATTCTGAGACAGATAAACATAGGAAGATGGTTGATTGGGTGAGAGAGGATACAGGAGTCAGCAGTTTACGTTATCAAGCTATGGAGGACATGGTTAAAGCAATAGGGTTGCCCAAAGAGAAGCTCTGTCTGCAGTGTTGGACTGGGTGCTCTAAGTTGCCCTGCAAGAAAAATGGTAATTCTA